The following are encoded in a window of Dehalococcoidia bacterium genomic DNA:
- a CDS encoding SNF2-related protein, producing the protein MAEGEAGGLRDYPWGHSYGPADRPLESFYLPALSRAVRYDRIAGFFSSHALAVAAQGVARLVARGGRMRLLVGAQLSPEDVEAVLRGVSLQERLAGRFLDLLRDAQALADALVRQRLQVLAWLVAQGRLEVRVVVEADPYTRQPVASGGYFHAKGGVLWDEQGDGIAFSGSINETATAWRNNYESFHVFCSWREPEHFHHEAERFERLWEDAETGWMTVPLPEAVRRELVRLAPAEPPLEEPSLLPTSEGDARLRWLVQFVRDAPYLVHKGWRVGVETAPVRPFPHQRMVAYDVLDRFPCRRLLADEVGLGKTIEAGFVLRSLLLSGWARRCLILVPRSLARQWQEELRERFEIDAPFYDGSRFVWFGYPQDRYQDVPEEGPWQAYPVVIASAQMVRRPERARTLLEAAPWDLVIVDEAHHARRRDFLDLQRYRPNRLLQLLEHLRERTRGLLLLTATPMQVHPVEAWDLLRLLGMPGRWQRDQWAFLAYYQELRKGSHEEMDWGTLLPLLQEAVDAWGWDRRWEEEAKAEIGAVGLQRIKGLVMSGSTKAVHTLDEAEKRWLLEALRRQAPTARLMYRHTRTLLREYHRRGLVREHVPERRPQPVWLEMTEQERELYQKTEDYVSKYYQRYERVKRGLGFVMRVYRQRLTSSLCALRKSLERRREFFLGRWEDERRLAGLEEEDIEEADLEEDVLEELQRPAQWQEELQELEALLAKLKDVTEETKPNALERQLQELLKHFDQVLVFTQYTDTLDFLRERLRPSFGSRLGCYSGRGGEVWDSGAGRWVAVSKTEVQQRFERGDLKVLLCTEAAGEGLNLQNCGAIINYDMPWNPMKVEQRIGRIDRLGQRRREVVVLHFFYRDTVEAQVYEALSRRIGWFETVVGELQPILQRAYVAIQRAAMERMDERGRVLEEELRALETEEPLLPLEGWQGYIDAARPDAPLSAEDIATLIPADGVAGVVAGESGQCFGSYAQGMLASLAEVPLPPARPGLVRLERTEEGIRRVGYYRLHRGSWMAVQTIRDLKDALEEPPPQLPIDVSPAQRQFEMDLGRAPPGA; encoded by the coding sequence ATGGCCGAGGGAGAGGCGGGAGGCCTGCGGGATTACCCCTGGGGGCACTCCTACGGCCCGGCCGACCGCCCCCTGGAGTCCTTCTACCTGCCGGCCCTGTCGAGGGCTGTCCGCTACGACCGCATCGCCGGGTTCTTCTCCTCCCACGCCCTGGCCGTGGCCGCGCAGGGGGTGGCGCGGCTGGTGGCCCGGGGGGGCCGCATGCGCCTCCTGGTGGGCGCCCAGCTCTCGCCCGAGGATGTGGAGGCGGTGCTGCGGGGCGTCTCCCTTCAGGAGCGGCTGGCGGGCAGATTCCTAGACCTGCTGCGGGACGCCCAGGCCCTGGCCGATGCCCTGGTGAGGCAGCGGCTGCAGGTCCTGGCCTGGCTGGTGGCCCAGGGCCGTCTGGAGGTGCGGGTGGTGGTGGAGGCCGACCCCTACACCAGGCAGCCGGTGGCCTCGGGGGGCTACTTTCACGCCAAGGGGGGCGTGCTGTGGGACGAGCAGGGCGACGGCATAGCCTTCTCCGGCAGCATCAACGAGACGGCCACCGCTTGGCGCAACAACTACGAGAGCTTTCACGTCTTCTGCTCCTGGCGGGAGCCGGAGCACTTTCACCACGAGGCGGAGAGGTTCGAGCGGCTGTGGGAGGACGCTGAGACTGGCTGGATGACGGTGCCGCTGCCCGAGGCCGTGCGCCGGGAGCTGGTGCGGCTGGCCCCCGCCGAGCCGCCGCTGGAAGAGCCCTCCCTCCTGCCCACCAGCGAGGGGGACGCCAGGCTGCGCTGGTTGGTCCAGTTCGTCCGCGACGCCCCCTACCTGGTGCACAAGGGGTGGCGGGTGGGAGTGGAGACGGCGCCCGTCAGGCCCTTCCCGCACCAGCGAATGGTGGCCTACGATGTCCTGGACCGCTTCCCCTGTCGGCGTCTGCTGGCCGACGAGGTGGGGCTGGGCAAGACCATTGAGGCCGGCTTCGTCCTCCGGTCGCTGCTCCTCTCGGGTTGGGCCAGGCGCTGCCTGATCTTGGTGCCCAGAAGCCTGGCCCGCCAGTGGCAGGAGGAGCTGCGCGAGCGCTTCGAAATCGATGCCCCCTTCTACGATGGGTCGCGCTTCGTCTGGTTCGGCTACCCCCAGGACCGCTACCAGGACGTGCCCGAGGAGGGACCGTGGCAGGCCTATCCGGTGGTCATCGCCTCCGCCCAGATGGTGAGGCGGCCCGAGAGGGCGCGGACACTGCTGGAGGCGGCCCCGTGGGATCTCGTCATCGTGGACGAGGCCCATCACGCCCGCCGCCGCGACTTCCTGGACCTCCAGCGATATCGCCCCAACCGGCTGCTCCAGCTCCTGGAACATCTGAGGGAGCGGACCAGGGGGCTGCTGCTCCTGACGGCCACCCCCATGCAGGTCCACCCGGTGGAGGCCTGGGACCTGCTGCGGCTGCTAGGGATGCCCGGCCGCTGGCAACGTGACCAGTGGGCCTTCCTGGCCTATTACCAGGAGCTGCGCAAGGGTTCGCATGAGGAGATGGACTGGGGCACACTGCTGCCCCTCCTCCAAGAGGCAGTGGATGCCTGGGGATGGGACCGCCGCTGGGAGGAGGAGGCGAAAGCTGAGATAGGCGCGGTGGGGTTGCAGCGCATCAAGGGCCTGGTCATGAGCGGCAGCACCAAGGCCGTACATACACTCGACGAGGCGGAGAAGCGGTGGCTCCTGGAGGCGCTTCGTCGCCAAGCTCCCACAGCGAGGCTCATGTACCGCCACACTCGCACCTTGCTAAGGGAGTATCACCGCAGGGGGCTGGTGCGGGAGCACGTGCCGGAGCGGCGGCCGCAACCGGTCTGGCTGGAGATGACCGAGCAAGAGCGGGAGCTCTACCAGAAGACGGAGGACTACGTCTCCAAGTACTACCAAAGATACGAGCGGGTTAAGAGGGGGCTTGGATTCGTCATGCGGGTCTACCGGCAGCGCCTGACCAGCAGCCTGTGTGCCCTGAGGAAGAGCCTGGAGAGGAGGCGGGAGTTCTTCCTAGGCAGGTGGGAGGACGAGAGGCGGCTTGCCGGGCTAGAGGAAGAGGACATCGAGGAGGCCGACCTGGAAGAGGACGTTCTGGAGGAGTTGCAGCGCCCCGCGCAGTGGCAAGAGGAGCTACAGGAGCTGGAGGCTCTGCTTGCAAAGCTGAAGGACGTTACTGAGGAGACAAAGCCCAATGCCCTCGAGAGGCAGCTGCAGGAACTGCTGAAGCACTTCGACCAGGTCCTGGTCTTCACCCAGTACACCGACACCCTCGACTTCCTGCGGGAGAGGCTGCGTCCCTCCTTCGGGTCGCGCCTGGGATGCTACTCGGGCAGGGGTGGGGAGGTCTGGGATAGCGGTGCCGGCCGATGGGTGGCAGTGAGCAAGACAGAAGTCCAGCAGCGATTCGAGCGAGGCGACCTGAAGGTGCTCCTGTGCACCGAGGCCGCCGGAGAGGGCCTCAACCTCCAGAATTGCGGCGCCATCATCAACTACGACATGCCTTGGAATCCCATGAAGGTGGAGCAGCGGATCGGGCGCATCGACCGCCTGGGACAGCGGCGAAGGGAAGTGGTGGTGCTGCACTTCTTTTACCGGGACACGGTGGAAGCCCAGGTCTACGAGGCCCTGTCCCGCCGCATCGGCTGGTTCGAGACGGTCGTCGGCGAGCTACAGCCCATCCTGCAACGGGCCTATGTCGCCATCCAGCGGGCGGCCATGGAGCGGATGGACGAGAGGGGGCGTGTGCTGGAGGAGGAGCTGCGCGCTCTTGAGACCGAGGAGCCTCTGCTCCCGCTGGAGGGGTGGCAGGGCTACATCGACGCTGCTCGGCCCGATGCACCTCTGAGCGCCGAAGACATCGCTACCCTCATCCCTGCGGACGGGGTTGCCGGGGTTGTCGCCGGCGAGTCGGGACAATGCTTCGGCTCCTATGCCCAGGGGATGTTGGCCAGTCTAGCTGAGGTGCCCCTGCCACCGGCGCGGCCCGGCCTGGTGCGTCTAGAGCGCACAGAGGAGGGGATACGCCGGGTGGGCTACTATCGCCTTCATCGTGGCTCCTGGATGGCGGTGCAGACCATCCGTGACCTTAAGGATGCGCTGGAGGAGCCTCCGCCGCAGTTGCCCATCGATGTCAGCCCGGCCCAACGACAGTTCGAGATGGACCTGGGCCGTGCTCCTCCGGGTGCCTAA
- a CDS encoding DUF1156 domain-containing protein, whose product MAGDRRLIEEWLPIKEIGVECRRERQASSALPPLYFLHVWWARRPLVASRAAVLGALLPAWEGNEDLLRRHFADEAAYHAWFKRMLGILGDPVAAQTKMEAIRRGALRLEGQEAKAFTYARAFRVTLDERDLALLREITRQARNNMSPCVADPMAGGGSIPLEALRLGLPVWASELNPVACVVLVATLVFPARFGNSLAGDIEAWGNRLKEVAVPRLEPFYAQPFSDGIAMARLWARTVPCPATGKPVPLSPNWWLRRPSSDDEEAVAVRLLADPAWDQCRFEIVRGPKGRLEERYAPDRGTVRRGNAVSPWTGDPISGDYIKRCAQEGKMGAQLYAIEVAGNGWREFREPHPAEEEALHRAEEALKERWARWLEKGLIPTEEVPPGHKTDEARRYGMDHWYKLFSPRQLLALVTYLEALRELAPQMERELGRERAAAVRTYLALALDKCADYNSSLASWHAGRLSIRNTFERHDFALAWTFAEMNMALKERGGFPWALSQVVEAYQGLCQLLAPSRPLFPAASPSPPATVTLANAASLHGLADASVDAVVVDPPYGNNVMYAELSDFFYVWLKRSVGDLYPDWFRTELTDKHAEAVANPALFRGQRGDALELATRDYLLKMRRAFREMRRVVKPEGAMVVMFTHRETAMWNALGLALLETGWEIGSSWPVHTESEHSLHQARKNAARSTILLFCRPRLEEREPSYWDATLLQEVRATARRKAEEYQRYGVEGVDLYLATFGPVLGVLSRHWPILSAEVDRRTGEPRPLEPEAALSIARREVFALRKEQMLAGRPASWDAASEWYILAWDAFRAREFPFDEARKLALSAGLEVADLLGRDRLLARKGDTVRFLEPRERLGDNHVNPKRASFPRLVDGLHTAMWLYQEEGEPACRRFLEQTGYLRDPDFLALFQAAVKVIPRTRRYNRGRPVGFLLPEAAALEGMRITFFPDIEVPPEPLDAGAEQGRFEDMEEEEEE is encoded by the coding sequence ATGGCCGGCGATCGACGCCTGATAGAGGAGTGGCTGCCCATCAAGGAGATAGGGGTCGAGTGCCGGAGGGAGCGACAGGCTAGCAGCGCCCTGCCGCCCCTCTACTTCCTGCACGTCTGGTGGGCGCGGCGGCCGCTGGTGGCCAGCCGGGCGGCGGTGCTGGGGGCGCTCCTGCCCGCCTGGGAGGGGAACGAGGACCTGCTGCGGCGCCACTTCGCCGACGAGGCCGCCTACCACGCCTGGTTCAAGCGAATGCTGGGCATCCTGGGCGACCCGGTAGCGGCGCAGACCAAGATGGAGGCCATTCGCCGGGGTGCGCTGAGGCTAGAAGGCCAAGAGGCGAAGGCTTTCACCTACGCCCGAGCCTTCCGTGTTACGCTTGACGAACGGGATCTCGCCCTGCTTCGCGAAATCACTCGGCAGGCTAGGAACAATATGTCACCATGTGTGGCGGACCCCATGGCGGGAGGGGGTTCCATCCCGTTGGAAGCGTTGCGCCTGGGCCTCCCTGTCTGGGCATCGGAGCTTAACCCCGTGGCGTGCGTCGTTCTTGTTGCGACCCTTGTTTTCCCGGCTCGATTCGGCAACTCGCTAGCAGGCGACATTGAGGCATGGGGAAATCGCTTGAAGGAAGTTGCTGTGCCCAGGCTTGAGCCGTTCTATGCTCAGCCATTCTCTGACGGCATCGCTATGGCGCGGCTATGGGCCCGCACGGTGCCCTGCCCCGCCACCGGCAAGCCGGTGCCCCTCTCCCCCAACTGGTGGCTCAGGCGTCCCAGCAGCGATGACGAGGAGGCCGTGGCCGTCCGCCTCCTGGCCGACCCCGCCTGGGACCAGTGCCGCTTCGAGATCGTCCGCGGCCCCAAGGGCCGCCTGGAGGAGCGCTACGCCCCCGACCGGGGCACCGTCCGTCGCGGCAACGCCGTCTCCCCCTGGACGGGCGACCCCATCTCCGGCGACTATATCAAGCGCTGCGCCCAGGAGGGGAAGATGGGCGCCCAGCTCTACGCTATCGAGGTTGCCGGCAACGGGTGGCGCGAGTTTCGTGAGCCTCATCCGGCAGAAGAGGAAGCTTTGCACCGGGCCGAGGAGGCCCTGAAGGAGCGCTGGGCCCGGTGGCTGGAGAAGGGCCTCATACCCACCGAGGAGGTGCCGCCCGGCCACAAGACCGACGAGGCCCGGCGCTACGGCATGGACCACTGGTACAAGCTGTTCTCCCCCCGCCAGCTCCTGGCCCTGGTCACCTACCTGGAGGCCCTGCGGGAGCTGGCCCCCCAGATGGAGCGGGAGCTGGGCCGGGAGCGGGCCGCCGCCGTCCGCACCTACCTCGCCCTGGCGCTGGACAAGTGTGCAGACTACAATTCCTCTTTGGCCTCCTGGCACGCGGGGAGGCTGTCGATCCGGAACACCTTTGAACGGCACGACTTCGCCCTTGCATGGACCTTCGCCGAGATGAACATGGCGTTGAAGGAGCGGGGCGGCTTCCCCTGGGCCCTGTCCCAGGTGGTGGAGGCCTACCAGGGCCTCTGCCAGCTGCTGGCGCCTTCCCGTCCCCTCTTCCCCGCCGCCTCCCCCTCGCCCCCGGCCACCGTGACCCTGGCCAACGCCGCCTCCCTCCACGGCCTGGCCGACGCCTCGGTGGATGCCGTGGTGGTGGACCCGCCCTACGGCAACAACGTCATGTACGCCGAGCTGTCGGACTTCTTCTACGTCTGGCTCAAGCGCTCGGTGGGTGACCTCTACCCCGACTGGTTCAGGACGGAGCTCACGGACAAGCACGCCGAGGCCGTGGCCAACCCCGCCCTCTTCCGCGGCCAGCGGGGCGACGCCTTGGAGCTGGCCACCCGCGACTACCTGCTGAAGATGCGCCGCGCCTTCCGGGAGATGCGCCGGGTGGTGAAGCCAGAGGGGGCCATGGTGGTCATGTTCACCCACCGGGAGACGGCCATGTGGAACGCCCTGGGCCTGGCCCTGTTGGAGACGGGCTGGGAGATCGGCTCCTCCTGGCCGGTCCACACCGAGTCGGAGCACAGCCTGCACCAGGCCAGGAAGAACGCCGCCCGCAGCACCATCCTCCTCTTCTGCCGACCGCGGCTGGAGGAGCGGGAGCCCTCCTACTGGGACGCTACCCTTCTGCAGGAGGTGCGGGCCACCGCCCGGCGCAAGGCGGAGGAGTACCAGCGCTACGGGGTGGAGGGGGTGGACCTCTACCTGGCCACCTTCGGCCCCGTGCTGGGCGTCCTCTCCCGCCACTGGCCCATCCTCAGCGCCGAGGTGGACCGGCGCACGGGGGAGCCCAGGCCCCTGGAGCCGGAGGCGGCCCTCAGCATCGCCCGGCGGGAGGTGTTCGCCCTGCGCAAGGAGCAGATGCTGGCGGGGCGGCCGGCCAGCTGGGACGCCGCCAGCGAGTGGTACATCCTGGCCTGGGACGCCTTCCGCGCCCGCGAGTTCCCTTTCGACGAGGCCCGTAAGCTGGCCCTCTCGGCCGGCCTGGAGGTGGCGGACCTCTTGGGCCGCGACCGCCTGCTGGCCCGCAAGGGAGACACGGTGCGCTTCCTGGAGCCGAGGGAGCGCCTCGGGGACAACCACGTGAACCCCAAGCGGGCCTCCTTCCCCCGCCTGGTGGATGGCCTGCACACCGCCATGTGGCTCTATCAAGAGGAGGGAGAACCGGCCTGCCGCCGCTTCCTAGAGCAGACAGGCTACCTGCGGGACCCTGACTTCCTGGCCCTGTTCCAGGCGGCGGTGAAGGTCATCCCCCGCACCCGCCGCTATAACCGCGGCCGGCCGGTGGGCTTCCTCCTGCCCGAGGCCGCAGCCCTGGAGGGGATGCGCATCACTTTCTTCCCCGACATCGAGGTGCCGCCGGAGCCGCTGGACGCCGGGGCGGAGCAGGGCCGGTTTGAGGATATGGAGGAGGAAGAGGAGGAGTAG
- a CDS encoding DUF499 domain-containing protein, whose amino-acid sequence MQASYRERLRSSYPFHPSLMEVLDGKLATIPNFQRTRGALRLLAKAVRRLWATSADHDLLIHPFSVDLGDPDIVDELTGRLDKVAFRSVVAYDIARPDDEAHAQAIDRERFAGHPPYATRVANTVFLHSLTEPPARGIELDELLAATLTPQDDPAHLQKALEYLLDECWHLDFEGRRYAFHTEPSLNKIVLDETEATPLHDARSEVERRIRQLWRDAGLRVVTFPSEPADVEDEARGRLVVLHWDTASFREVEGAVPDRVRELWEYAGVQRGYRRFRNTLFFLVADADRRERMVAQARRYLALDRLLRDTRRLDEYRLSAEHRQRLEEWRREANLNVRVAITSAYCHLFYPVGDADSPYRPFAHERLHIEDQGDTRANHTETVLRRLRELNKVKSAEDAPMAPALVRRDAFGKDEGMVPLQSLFERFAERVRLPLLLEPTYLKEVVRLGIRNRVWLYCDLAANLASDSDQDLPDIVIDAQHALALPSEVEARGIPIYRRERPSREGRAAEGEAVTIMDREPVAAPLRLEAHGDPGLALAELEAKARDARWPALGQLQVFWQGTGADTQARLSALRNVMGHLARATAAVDVAVSVTFPDGGQWETQFSGPAERYRSLPPTLEAQAGEASQAHVNVTLRLSFPSGLAVGGPDYRDLRDVLDLAGLGHIRVTASPYEGGGQ is encoded by the coding sequence GTGCAGGCCTCCTACCGCGAGCGGCTCAGGAGCAGCTACCCCTTCCACCCCTCCCTCATGGAGGTGCTGGACGGCAAGCTGGCCACTATCCCCAACTTCCAACGCACCCGGGGGGCCCTGCGGCTGCTCGCCAAGGCCGTCCGCCGCCTGTGGGCTACCTCGGCCGACCACGACCTTCTTATCCACCCCTTCTCGGTGGACCTGGGGGACCCGGACATCGTCGACGAGCTGACGGGCCGCTTGGACAAGGTGGCCTTCCGCTCGGTGGTGGCCTATGACATCGCCCGGCCCGACGACGAGGCCCACGCCCAGGCCATAGACCGGGAGCGCTTCGCCGGCCACCCGCCCTACGCCACACGGGTGGCCAACACCGTCTTCCTACACAGCCTCACCGAGCCCCCGGCCAGGGGAATCGAGCTGGACGAGCTGCTGGCGGCCACCCTCACGCCCCAAGACGACCCCGCCCACCTCCAGAAGGCGCTGGAGTACCTGTTGGACGAATGCTGGCACCTGGACTTCGAAGGCAGGCGCTACGCCTTCCACACTGAGCCATCCCTCAACAAGATCGTCCTAGACGAGACGGAGGCTACCCCGCTGCACGATGCCCGCAGCGAGGTCGAGAGGCGCATCAGGCAGCTCTGGCGTGATGCCGGCCTCCGGGTGGTGACCTTTCCCAGCGAGCCGGCCGATGTGGAGGACGAGGCCAGGGGCCGCCTGGTGGTCCTCCACTGGGACACAGCTTCCTTCCGGGAGGTGGAGGGGGCGGTGCCCGACAGGGTGAGGGAGCTGTGGGAGTACGCTGGCGTCCAGCGCGGCTACCGCCGCTTCCGCAACACCCTCTTCTTCCTGGTGGCCGACGCCGACCGCCGCGAGCGCATGGTAGCCCAGGCCCGTCGCTACCTAGCCCTGGACCGCCTGCTGCGGGACACCCGTCGCCTGGACGAGTACCGCCTCAGCGCCGAGCACCGCCAGCGCCTGGAGGAGTGGCGGCGGGAGGCCAACCTCAACGTCCGGGTGGCCATCACCAGCGCCTACTGCCACCTCTTCTACCCGGTGGGCGACGCCGACTCCCCCTACAGGCCCTTCGCCCACGAGCGGCTGCACATCGAGGACCAGGGCGATACCAGGGCCAACCACACCGAGACGGTGCTGCGCCGGCTGCGGGAGCTGAACAAGGTCAAGAGCGCCGAGGACGCCCCCATGGCGCCGGCCCTGGTCCGGCGCGACGCCTTCGGCAAGGACGAGGGCATGGTGCCGCTCCAGTCCCTGTTCGAGCGGTTCGCCGAGCGGGTCCGCCTGCCGCTGCTGCTGGAGCCTACCTATCTGAAAGAGGTGGTGCGCCTGGGGATCCGCAACAGGGTGTGGCTCTACTGCGACCTGGCCGCCAACCTGGCCTCTGACAGCGACCAGGACCTGCCCGACATCGTCATCGATGCCCAGCACGCCCTGGCCCTCCCCAGCGAGGTAGAGGCCAGGGGCATTCCCATCTACCGGCGGGAGCGGCCGTCCCGGGAAGGGAGGGCGGCCGAGGGCGAGGCAGTCACCATTATGGACCGGGAGCCCGTTGCCGCGCCGCTGCGGCTGGAGGCCCATGGCGACCCGGGCCTCGCCCTGGCCGAGCTGGAGGCCAAGGCCAGGGACGCCCGCTGGCCGGCCCTGGGCCAGCTGCAGGTCTTCTGGCAGGGCACCGGCGCCGATACCCAGGCCCGCCTTTCCGCCCTGCGCAACGTAATGGGGCACCTGGCCCGGGCTACGGCGGCCGTGGATGTAGCAGTCTCGGTCACGTTCCCCGACGGCGGCCAGTGGGAGACGCAATTCAGCGGCCCGGCCGAGCGCTACCGCTCTCTGCCGCCCACCCTGGAGGCCCAGGCCGGCGAGGCGTCCCAGGCCCATGTCAACGTCACGCTGCGGCTCAGCTTCCCCTCCGGCCTGGCTGTGGGCGGCCCCGACTACCGCGACCTGCGGGACGTGCTGGACCTGGCCGGCCTGGGTCACATCCGCGTCACCGCCTCGCCATACGAAGGAGGAGGGCAATGA